The Aeromicrobium yanjiei genome includes a region encoding these proteins:
- a CDS encoding GAF domain-containing protein yields MGRTNDLAMPPGADPVTLSRYLNAAHDTFVASGRGDPALRGLVLESWRRSVRNGLDPEQVLAAIRLDDAALASIRDSHPLAAGMPVIRELLVESAADAGLLVAVSDAAGQLLWVEGDAALRGRAEAMHFLPGADWSESSVGTNAPGTALALDRPVQIFGPEHLARQVTPWSCSAAPIHDPDTGAILGVLDLTGGVEVVSPQSLSLVRATVAAVEAELRIERLSPPRRTSVTRHGRPAPALEVLGVHGATLRHDTTTTRLSLRHSEIILLLADSQDGLTTAELAVALNDDDQAPVTVRAELSRLRGVLGPVGLLSRPYRVDGGIVTDVAQVRDDLVAGRLRRAVARYRGPVLPASTAPGVERLRDELHMRVRSCLLASDDADALLSFADTDHGRDDFEIWERVLSILPPTSPRGAQVAGHVARLDDELG; encoded by the coding sequence ATGGGTCGGACCAACGACCTCGCGATGCCACCGGGAGCCGACCCGGTCACCCTGTCGAGGTATCTCAACGCCGCGCACGACACGTTCGTGGCGTCGGGCCGAGGCGATCCCGCCCTTCGCGGTCTGGTGCTCGAGTCGTGGCGTCGCAGCGTCCGCAACGGGCTCGACCCCGAGCAGGTGCTCGCGGCCATCCGCCTCGACGACGCCGCGCTCGCGAGCATCCGCGACTCCCACCCGCTCGCTGCGGGCATGCCGGTGATCCGCGAGCTCCTGGTCGAGAGCGCCGCGGACGCAGGTCTCCTGGTCGCGGTGAGCGACGCCGCGGGGCAGCTGTTGTGGGTCGAGGGAGATGCGGCCCTCAGGGGGAGGGCCGAGGCCATGCACTTCCTGCCCGGCGCGGACTGGAGCGAGTCGAGCGTCGGCACCAACGCCCCCGGGACGGCGCTGGCCCTCGACCGGCCGGTGCAGATCTTCGGCCCCGAGCACCTCGCGCGGCAGGTCACCCCGTGGAGCTGCTCGGCGGCGCCGATCCACGACCCCGACACCGGTGCGATCCTCGGCGTCCTCGACCTCACCGGCGGCGTCGAGGTCGTGTCGCCCCAGAGCCTGTCGCTCGTCCGAGCGACGGTCGCGGCGGTCGAGGCCGAGCTGCGGATCGAGCGGCTGAGCCCACCGCGGCGTACGTCCGTCACGAGGCACGGGCGGCCGGCCCCGGCCCTCGAGGTGCTGGGAGTCCACGGAGCGACCCTGCGCCACGACACCACGACGACGCGACTGAGCCTGCGGCACAGCGAGATCATCCTGCTGCTCGCGGACTCGCAGGACGGGCTGACCACCGCCGAGCTCGCCGTCGCCCTCAACGACGACGACCAGGCGCCCGTGACGGTCCGGGCGGAGCTGTCCCGGCTCCGCGGTGTGCTGGGACCCGTCGGCCTGCTGTCGCGGCCCTACCGCGTCGACGGCGGCATCGTCACCGACGTCGCGCAGGTCAGGGACGACCTGGTGGCCGGTCGCCTGCGCCGGGCCGTCGCGCGCTACCGCGGGCCGGTGCTGCCCGCGTCCACGGCGCCGGGGGTCGAGCGGCTGCGCGACGAGCTGCACATGCGCGTCAGGTCGTGCCTGCTCGCCTCCGACGACGCCGATGCGCTGCTGTCGTTCGCCGACACCGATCACGGGCGCGACGACTTCGAGATCTGGGAACGGGTCCTGTCGATCCTGCCCCCCACGTCGCCGCGCGGTGCGCAGGTCGCGGGCCACGTGGCGAGGCTCGACGACGAGCTCGGCTGA
- a CDS encoding acyltransferase has product MDLSPRPTLSVEHRDRLRAAGADAPALDGTTWHLATDAMPDWWHDCGNALYLADGASLPDHVLASLQLFPVRDVLVAVGSHLEWLTSLLVGGDGATVFIGRECALTAGELYCGAGSQIVLHGPLVATRSAIVDARNGGSIVAEPDQLWAADVYIATDDMHRLEDRRTGERINPYGAHIRLGRHVWLCRDAVVTGHVEIGDGAVVGMRSMVRGQKVPPHTVAAGSPARIVREDVDWSLDDLP; this is encoded by the coding sequence GTGGACCTGAGCCCCCGCCCGACCCTGTCCGTCGAGCACCGAGACCGCCTGCGGGCGGCCGGCGCCGACGCCCCGGCCCTCGACGGGACGACCTGGCACCTCGCGACCGACGCGATGCCCGACTGGTGGCACGACTGCGGCAACGCCCTCTACCTGGCTGACGGCGCCTCGCTGCCCGACCACGTCCTGGCGTCGCTGCAGCTGTTCCCCGTGCGGGACGTGCTGGTCGCGGTCGGCTCGCACCTGGAGTGGCTCACCTCGCTGCTCGTCGGCGGCGACGGCGCGACGGTCTTCATCGGGCGCGAGTGTGCGCTCACGGCGGGGGAGCTCTACTGCGGAGCGGGCTCGCAGATCGTCCTGCACGGCCCGCTCGTCGCGACGCGCAGCGCGATCGTGGACGCCCGCAACGGCGGGAGCATCGTCGCGGAGCCCGATCAGCTCTGGGCCGCCGACGTGTACATCGCGACCGACGACATGCACCGCCTCGAGGACCGCCGGACGGGCGAGCGGATCAATCCGTACGGGGCACACATCCGCCTCGGCCGGCACGTGTGGCTGTGCCGCGACGCGGTCGTGACCGGCCACGTCGAGATCGGCGACGGGGCGGTCGTCGGGATGCGAAGCATGGTGCGTGGCCAGAAGGTGCCACCGCACACGGTCGCGGCGGGCTCGCCCGCGCGGATCGTCCGCGAGGACGTCGACTGGAGCCTCGACGACCTGCCCTGA
- a CDS encoding ABC transporter permease, whose protein sequence is MMDALRYEYVRLRTIRSTYWLIGIALALQVVFAVLIAWSLDRSTSFAGGDETFQVLATIGGSTGAPLLMAYVVGLLGVFSTGHEYRHGMIRATLTAIPNRTHVFWAKVISTAVIAAVTAVLCVLIGLLCIAVYGLDMPRSGAFVETSAGIVLYTALFALSGLAYAAIVRNQTAAVALLMLVPSLLEFIVQSIVVIIKTNSADPRGSGGITAILKYLPYDAGSQMYVQSSVDDFVQRALGAEPFGALGGGIVMGVFVAALIALAYTLFVRRDA, encoded by the coding sequence ATGATGGACGCCCTGCGCTATGAGTACGTGCGCCTGCGGACGATCCGGTCGACGTACTGGCTGATCGGCATCGCACTCGCGCTGCAGGTGGTCTTCGCGGTGCTGATCGCCTGGTCGCTCGACCGCTCCACGTCGTTCGCCGGCGGTGACGAGACCTTCCAGGTGCTGGCGACGATCGGCGGCTCGACCGGTGCCCCGCTGCTGATGGCGTACGTCGTGGGCCTGCTGGGGGTGTTCTCGACCGGTCACGAGTACCGGCACGGCATGATCCGCGCAACCCTCACGGCGATCCCGAACCGCACGCACGTGTTCTGGGCCAAGGTGATCTCGACCGCCGTGATCGCCGCGGTGACGGCGGTGCTGTGCGTGCTGATCGGGCTGCTGTGCATCGCGGTCTACGGGCTCGACATGCCCCGCAGTGGGGCCTTCGTCGAGACGAGCGCCGGGATCGTGCTGTACACCGCGCTGTTCGCCCTGTCGGGCCTGGCGTACGCCGCGATCGTGCGCAACCAGACCGCGGCGGTTGCCCTGCTGATGCTGGTGCCGAGCCTGCTGGAGTTCATCGTCCAGAGCATCGTGGTCATCATCAAGACCAACTCGGCCGATCCGCGCGGCTCGGGAGGCATCACCGCGATCCTCAAGTACCTCCCGTACGACGCCGGCAGCCAGATGTACGTCCAGTCGTCGGTCGACGACTTCGTGCAGCGCGCCCTCGGTGCCGAGCCGTTCGGCGCGCTCGGTGGAGGGATCGTCATGGGGGTGTTCGTGGCCGCCCTGATCGCTCTCGCGTACACGCTGTTCGTGCGGCGCGACGCCTGA
- a CDS encoding ATP-binding cassette domain-containing protein, with protein sequence MALIEARSLGKAYGSNRAVHDLSFTVRPGSVTGFLGPNGSGKSTTMRLMLGLDRGEGTTTYDGLTFGELDHPMRHVGTLLEAKPFHPTRSARNHLRMLAAPNRIPDSRVDEVIEMVGLTGVTRGKPGKFSLGMGQRLGIAAALLGDPDTLILDEPSNGLDPQGITWLRHLLQSLAAEGRSVFVSSHLLQEMGMLADQLVVIGRGRMLANGPVQDFVSHSRLGSVTVRTPDAALLRPALDALGATIAPEGDDLVVRGVSAEQVGDAAQAVGARVHQLTTRQATLEEAFLEATGLSEEFRGTQGEPS encoded by the coding sequence ATGGCACTCATCGAGGCACGCTCGCTCGGCAAGGCGTACGGGAGCAACCGGGCGGTGCACGACCTGTCGTTCACGGTGCGGCCCGGCAGCGTCACCGGATTCCTCGGGCCGAACGGCTCGGGCAAGTCCACCACGATGCGGCTCATGCTGGGGCTGGACCGGGGTGAGGGGACCACGACGTACGACGGCCTGACCTTCGGCGAGCTGGACCACCCGATGCGGCACGTCGGGACGCTGCTGGAGGCCAAGCCGTTCCATCCCACCCGATCGGCGCGCAACCACCTGCGGATGCTCGCGGCGCCCAACCGCATCCCCGACAGCCGGGTCGACGAGGTCATCGAGATGGTCGGCCTGACCGGCGTCACCCGCGGCAAGCCGGGCAAGTTCAGCCTCGGGATGGGGCAACGGCTGGGCATCGCAGCGGCGCTGCTCGGCGATCCGGACACCCTGATCCTGGACGAGCCGAGCAACGGGCTGGACCCGCAGGGCATCACCTGGCTGCGCCACCTGCTCCAGTCGCTCGCCGCCGAGGGCCGCTCGGTGTTCGTGTCCAGCCACCTGCTGCAGGAGATGGGGATGCTGGCCGACCAGCTGGTCGTGATCGGGCGGGGCCGGATGCTCGCGAACGGCCCGGTGCAGGACTTCGTGTCGCACAGCCGCCTCGGCTCGGTGACGGTGCGGACGCCCGACGCAGCGCTGCTGCGCCCGGCCCTGGACGCGTTGGGCGCCACGATCGCCCCCGAGGGGGACGATCTCGTGGTCCGGGGCGTCTCGGCCGAGCAGGTCGGCGATGCGGCGCAGGCCGTGGGTGCACGCGTCCACCAGCTCACGACCCGGCAGGCGACGCTCGAGGAGGCCTTCCTCGAGGCCACCGGCCTGTCCGAGGAGTTCCGCGGGACCCAGGGGGAGCCGTCATGA
- the kynA gene encoding tryptophan 2,3-dioxygenase, whose amino-acid sequence MDPTFRPIEDEVTTDLRGEMTYAGYLQLPTLLSAQRPVSDHHDEMLFIVQHQVTELWLKQLIHELRSAIALLAEDELSPALKRLARVKAIQRQMFEQWSVLETLTPVEYVQFRDSLGKASGFQSPQYRTVEFLLGNKNPQMIDVFAHDPELRAGLQADLESPSLYDAFLHYLRRHGHDVPATVLDRDLTQPYAADPGVVEVFRRVYADPQAHWDAYEMCEELVDVEESFQLWRFRHLKTVERIIGFKRGTGGSSGVHFLQKALELTFFPELRDVRTHL is encoded by the coding sequence ATGGACCCCACATTTCGACCCATCGAGGACGAGGTCACCACCGACCTCCGCGGCGAGATGACCTACGCCGGCTATCTCCAGCTGCCGACCCTGCTGTCGGCCCAGCGTCCCGTCTCGGACCACCACGACGAGATGCTGTTCATCGTCCAGCACCAGGTGACCGAGCTGTGGCTCAAGCAGCTGATCCATGAGCTGCGCTCCGCGATCGCCCTGCTGGCGGAGGACGAGCTGTCCCCCGCGCTCAAGCGGCTGGCACGCGTCAAGGCGATCCAGCGCCAGATGTTCGAGCAGTGGTCGGTGCTCGAGACGCTGACCCCCGTGGAGTACGTGCAGTTCCGCGACTCGCTCGGCAAGGCGTCGGGGTTCCAGTCACCCCAGTACCGCACCGTCGAGTTCCTGCTCGGCAACAAGAACCCGCAGATGATCGACGTCTTCGCGCACGATCCCGAGCTGCGCGCCGGGCTGCAGGCGGACCTGGAGTCGCCGAGCCTCTACGACGCGTTCCTGCACTATCTCCGCCGCCACGGCCACGACGTGCCGGCCACCGTCCTCGACCGGGACCTCACCCAGCCGTACGCCGCGGACCCGGGCGTCGTCGAGGTGTTCCGCCGGGTCTACGCCGACCCGCAGGCCCACTGGGACGCGTACGAGATGTGCGAGGAGCTGGTCGACGTCGAGGAGAGCTTCCAGCTCTGGCGGTTCCGCCACCTCAAGACCGTCGAGCGCATCATCGGGTTCAAGCGCGGCACCGGTGGGTCTTCCGGCGTCCACTTCCTGCAGAAGGCGCTCGAGCTCACGTTCTTCCCCGAGCTCCGCGACGTCCGCACCCACCTCTGA
- a CDS encoding MFS transporter, whose protein sequence is MTVLETPLRTRHVSLALIALAMGGFAIGTTEFMTMGLLEEIADGIQRTNAETGHLITAYAFGVVIGAPIIVSLGARLPKKGLAIGLILALGLGNAITALASGYLPVMAARFVAGLPHGAYFGVASLLAASLVRPEMRGRAVSSVMLGLSVATVAGVPASTLLGQSLGWRSAYWAVLGIAAAAALMIFVFVPHSPANTGASVRGELSALKQPQVLFAVAAGMVGFGGLFAMYSYIAPIVTKVADLDAGWIAVFTLAFGLGSVVGSWAAGLLADWDVERSVLAGFIATPLVLVAFYFAAAQVVPALVLVFAVGALGSIVAINLQIRLMDAAGEAQMLGAALNHSSLNIANGLGAFFGSVIIQAGHGYRATSLVGVVLATLGLAIFIVGLRYQRRSEPVPVPA, encoded by the coding sequence GTGACTGTTCTCGAGACCCCTCTGCGCACGCGGCACGTGTCGCTGGCCCTGATCGCCCTCGCCATGGGCGGATTCGCCATCGGCACGACCGAGTTCATGACGATGGGGCTGCTGGAGGAGATCGCCGACGGCATCCAGCGCACCAACGCCGAGACCGGTCACCTCATCACGGCGTACGCGTTCGGTGTCGTGATCGGCGCGCCGATCATCGTCTCCCTCGGCGCGCGCCTGCCCAAGAAGGGGCTCGCGATCGGGCTGATCCTCGCGCTCGGTCTCGGCAACGCGATCACCGCGCTGGCCAGCGGCTACCTGCCCGTCATGGCGGCGCGATTCGTCGCGGGCCTGCCGCACGGCGCCTACTTCGGCGTCGCCTCGCTGCTCGCAGCCTCCCTCGTACGTCCTGAGATGCGGGGACGCGCCGTCAGCTCGGTGATGCTCGGGCTGTCGGTCGCGACCGTGGCGGGTGTGCCTGCGAGCACGCTCCTCGGCCAGTCGCTGGGGTGGCGCAGCGCGTACTGGGCCGTGCTCGGCATCGCGGCCGCTGCCGCCCTCATGATCTTCGTGTTCGTCCCGCACTCGCCGGCCAACACCGGCGCCTCCGTGCGCGGAGAGCTCTCGGCCCTCAAGCAGCCCCAGGTGCTGTTCGCGGTCGCGGCCGGCATGGTCGGCTTCGGCGGCCTGTTCGCGATGTACAGCTACATCGCGCCGATCGTCACCAAGGTCGCCGATCTCGACGCCGGGTGGATCGCCGTCTTCACGCTCGCCTTCGGCCTCGGCTCGGTGGTCGGCTCCTGGGCTGCGGGCCTGCTGGCCGACTGGGACGTCGAGCGTTCGGTCCTGGCCGGGTTCATCGCCACACCGCTGGTCCTGGTCGCGTTCTACTTCGCCGCGGCGCAGGTCGTGCCGGCGCTCGTGCTGGTCTTCGCCGTCGGCGCACTCGGCTCGATCGTCGCGATCAACCTGCAGATCCGGCTGATGGACGCCGCAGGGGAGGCGCAGATGCTCGGCGCCGCGCTGAACCACTCCTCGCTCAACATCGCGAACGGCCTCGGAGCGTTCTTCGGCTCGGTCATCATCCAGGCGGGCCACGGCTATCGTGCGACCAGCCTCGTCGGCGTGGTGCTGGCCACCTTGGGCCTGGCGATCTTCATCGTCGGCCTGCGCTACCAGCGCCGCTCCGAGCCCGTCCCCGTCCCCGCGTAG